The Luteitalea sp. genome contains the following window.
CGCACGTAGCTCAGGCGGGGCCTGCGCGACGAGCACGCCGACGGCACCGACGATCACGAGCAAGCACGTGGCGAGACGGCGAAAGGTGCGAGGTGCAACGGGCGAGGAGCGAGGGGCGAGGGGCAAGGTGCGAGGTCCAAGGTTCAAGGTTCAAGGTTCAAGGTTCAAGGTTCAAGGTTCAAGGTTCAAGGTTCAAGGTTCAAGGTTCAAGGTTCAAGGTTCAAGGCTCAGGGTACGAGGTGCAAGGTACGAGTTGCAAGGTTCTAGCGGGCCGCGGCCTTCGGTCGCGCCCCACGACGCTCACTTGTGAGCCCCGAAACTTGACCCAAATGCGTCAAGTTTCGGGTTCTCAAGGGTTCTAGCGGACTGCGGCCTCCGGCCGCACTCCCCGACGCTCACTCGAGAGCTCGAAACTTGACACAACTCGAAACTTGACACAATACGTCAAGTTTCTCGCTCTCAAGGGTTCTCGGATGGCTGCCCTGGCCCGAGTCGTAGAAATCACCCACCTGGCCCTTGCCCCTGGCCCCTTGGCCCTACTGTTTGCATGGTGCGCCCGCCAGAGTTACGAGGACGGCGAGCGGTCGACGCCCCTCGCGTCGGATGGCGTACGAGACGCCGCGCGGAATCACGACGACCATCGATTCGACGAGCGGGTGGTGCGCTTCGCCGAGCCGGAGCACGCCTTCGCCCTCGACGACGGTCAAGACGGCGTCAGCGTCTCGATGGAGTTGATTTTCGAGCAGATCGCGGAGCTGGTGCAGCACGACCGTCGCGGCGGCCGTGCAGCCGATTTGCGTTTCCTGATTTGGCTCATCGCCCTTGATCCGATGCTTGTCGAGGAACGCCTCGATGACAAGGGATGTCGGCTCCGCGGGCTCTTCCGGCGGCGACGCAGGCGGCTCCTCGGGCTCTGGCAGAGGCTTGTCGACGGCGGAAGGCTGCGCTGCGAGCGCGGCGCGCACCTCATTCACCCGACCGGCTCCAAGGTCGGCTTCGCGGTCGAGCGAGGCAAAGCCCTCGGCATCGAACCGGAAGTGGTAGGTCCCGGGGGGCAAGCCGGTGAACCGTGCCTGGCCCGTCGCGCCGGTCACACCGTGGCGCTCGGCCGGTCCGGTCACCGTGATGTCCGCACCGACCAGCCTGTCGCCAGATTTGTTCGTGACGATGACCACGACCGCGGTGGCGGCCGCTCCGGCTTTCTTTGCCTGTTGGGCTGCCGCCTGAGCCGGCAGGACCAAGACGAGGGCGCAGAGGAAAGAGCTCACCACACGCATGTGATGCATCTAACCGCCGAACGCGCGCCCAGTCAAGGCCTGCCTGGGGCCTGCCTGGGGCCTGCTCGGGCCTACTCGGACTCGATGACCGCTTCCCGCTGCGACTCGCGGCCCTCGAGCTCCGGATGACGCATCAGCGTCCGCGCGCACGCATTGAACCGCAAGACCGCATCGTCATTGCCCGCCGGCCGCTGTGCCACGGCCAGCTCGAAGACCCTCAGCGCGGCCTTGAGCCAGTCATACGCGAGGAAGCCGCCGCCGGGGCCGCTCTGCGCGAGGTGTGCGCGTGCGCGTCGTTCGTAGACGATGCCCTCGTAGTACCGACGCTCGTATTCGCTGTCGAGGCGAGGAACGAGGGAGAGCGCCCGGCTGACGTTTCCGCTGATGCCGTGGTCGCGGAACTGATCAGTGACGGCGAGCAGCATGGTGACCAACGCCCGCTGGTTGGCCGGCTCGGCCGAGAGGATGTCCTCACAGATGCTTTCGGCCATTTCGCCTTCGTTCAACAGGCGATAGCGCTCGGCCATGGCCAATGCAGCCGGGATCGCCTCCGTCGAGAGCGGCTTCGGCTCGTACATGCAGACCTCCGAACGAATGGATAGGGGCATCATAGCAGCTTTGCGGCGTCGGGGGTTGGAGGAGTCAAGGGGTCAAGGGATCAAGGGATCAAGGGATCAAGGGGCAAAGGGCAAAGGATCGAGGGCAGGCGTGCGACGGTTCAAGCGCGCAAGGTATTCGTTGGAGAGCCGGCAGAGTCGGACCTAGCCCAAAACTGAGCGAGCTACCAGTTGCTGATCCCTAGATCCCTTGATCCCTTGATCCCTTGATCCCTTGCCCCTTGCCCCTTGCCCCTTGCCCCTTGCCCCTTGATCCCTCGAACCTGTATGCTCTTCCGCGACTTTCCCAATGGATCTCTTTTCCTGCGACCTGCTCGTGGTTGGCGGCGGTGGGGCGGGGCTGCGCGCAGCCATTGCGGCTGCCGAAGCGCAGCCAACCCTGAAGATCAGCGTCGTGTCGAAGGTGTATCCCATGCGGAGCCACACGGTCTCCGCGGAAGGCGGGGCGGCGGCTGTCATCAAGCCGGGCGACAGCCTCGATGAGCACGCCTACGACACGATCTCCGGCGGCGATTGGTTGAGCGATCAGGACGCCGTGGAGGCGTTCGTTCGCGAGGCGCCGGCCGAGATGTTACAGCTCGAGCACTGGGGCTGCCCGTGGAGCCGTGAGCCGGATGGCCACGTTGCTGTCCGGCCGTTCGGCGGCATGAAGGTCAAGCGGACCTGGTTCGCCGCCGACAAGACCGGCTTTCACATGCTGCACACGCTGTTCCAAACCAGCTTGAAATACGAGCAGATCCACCGGTTCGACGAGTACTTCGTGACGAAGTTGGTGGTTGACGACGGCCGGTGCCGAGGCGTGGTGGCGATCGAGCTGGCGACAGGTAAGGTCGTGGGGATCGCGGCGAAGGTGGTCATCCTGTGCACCGGCGGGTGCGGCAAGATCTTTCCGTTCACCACGAACGCCAGCATCAAGAACGGTGACGGGATGGCGCTGGCATATCGGGCGGGCGTGCCGCTCAAGGACATGGAGTTCGTTCAGTACCATCCGACCGGTCTTCCGTTCACGGGCATCCTGATCACGGAAGCCGCCCGCGCCGAGGGTGGATGGATGCTCAACAAGGAGGGTTATCGGTACCTGCAGGACTACGACCTCGGCAAGCCGGAGCCGACACCGGTGCTGCGCTCGATGGAGCTGGGCCCGCGCGACCGGCTGTCGCAAGCCTTCATCAAGGAGCAGGAAAGGGGCCGCACGCTGGAAGGGCCATACGGGCACTACGTGCATCTCGACGTGCGGCACCTCGGCAAGGATGTGATCGACAAGAAGCTGCCTTTCGTCCGCGAGCTGTGCCTCAAGTATGTCAATCTCGATCCGGTGACGGAGATGATACCTGTCCGGCCCGTCGTCCATTACATGATGGGTGGGATTCACACGGACCTCGACGGCGCGACGCCGCTGCCTGGCTTGTACGCCGCCGGTGAGGTGGCGTGCGTGAGCATCAACGGCGCCAACCGACTTGGCTCGAACTCGCTGACCGAGCTGCTGGTCTTCGGCGCGCGGGCGGGGAGAGCGGCGGCGGCCTTCAGCGTCGAGTCCCGTGACGGCTCATCCGCGGTGGCAACCCAGGCACACGACGAGGAGCAACGCCTCGAGCAGCAATTTCGGCGGCGCGAGCGCGCTGGATCCGGCAGCACGGAGCGGATCGCGACGCTTCGGACCGAGATGCAGGTGGTGATGGAAGAGAGCGCGGGCATTTACCGGCACGCCGCTTCGCTCGAGCAGGGAGCCGCCCAGCTTCAACGCTTGCAGGAGCGTCTGACTCATGTGGGCGTGGACGACAGCAGCTATACGTTCAACACGGAGGTCACCGCTGCGCTCGAGTTGTCGTACATGCTCGATCTGGCTGCCGGCATCGTGCGCTCTGCCCTCGCGCGCACGGAATCGCGCGGCTCCCATCAGCGTACGGATTATCCCGATCGCGACGATACACGATTTCTTGCGCACTCCCTGGTCTATCGCACATCGTCAGGGGACCCGCGAATCGAGTACGCGCCCGTGACGATCACCCGATGGCCGCCCGGCAAACGCGTCTATGGAAAGTAGGGCTGCATGGCCTCGACGATCACGCTCGCCGTCACGCGCTACCGGCCGGAAGAGGAAGCCGAGCCAACCGTCCAGAGCTACACCGTTCCGTTCCGAAAAGACTGGGTTGTCCTCGATGCGCTGAACCACATCAAGGACACGCAGGACGGCACGCTGTCGTATCGGTGGTCCTGCCGGATGGGCGTATGTGGCAGCTGCGGGATGATGGTGAACGGATCACCGAAGCTGACCTGCGCGGCGTTTCTGTCCGACTATGCGCCGGGCCCGCTCCGCGTGGAACCGCTGCAGTTCTTTCCAATCATCCGTGATCTCGTTGTCGACGTCGGAGAGTTCCTGCACAAGCTCAAGAAGGTCAAGCCGTGGATCGTGCGTGCGGAGGAGGCGCCGCTTTCAGACGGGGAGTATCGTCAGACGCCCGATGAGCTCGACGCCTACAAGCAGTTCAGCATGTGCATCAATTGCATGCTTTGCTACGCGGCCTGTCCCGTCGTTGGCCTCGAGTCAAATTTCGTCGGGCCTGCCGCGATCGCGCTTGCACAGCGCTACAACCTGGACTCGCGCGATCAGGGGGCGCCCGAGCGGCTCGATCTGCTGTCGGATCACGAAGGTATCTGGGGTTGCGTGTTCGTGGGCGACTGCACGAAGGTGTGCCCGAAGAACGTCGACCCGGCCGGCTCCATCCAGCAGTACAAGCTCACGACTGCCATTGACTCGCTGAAATCCTGGCTGTTGCCTTGGGGGGCGCGATGAACGGAGATACCAGCGGTGACGCCGGGTTCTCGCCTGTGCGCTCCGCCTCGACCGCTGGTCCGGCGGGCCATCTCTATACGCCGTATCACCCGAAGTGGTATAGGCGCCGGCTGTCGGTCTGGTGGTGGCTGCAGCAGGGGAGCTATGCCAGGTTCGTCATTCGCGAGCTCACGAGTGTCGCCGTCGCGTTCTTCGCGCTCGTCTTCCTGTGGCTGGTGTGGGCGCTTCGGCAGGGTCCAGAGGTGTATGCGCAGGTCGTCGATCGACTTGGTACGCCGCTCTGGGTCTGCGTCAGCGTGGCCGGCTTCGTTCTGGTGCTCTACCACACGGTGACCTGGTTCAACCTTGCGCCGGCAGCGATGGTCGTTCGCATCTCCGGAAAGCGCGTGCCGGACTGGGTGGTGGCCGGGGCGAACTACGCCGCGTGGGCGCTCATCTCTGCCATCGTTGCGTGGTTCCTCATTGGAGCGGGACAATGAGCGAGCGACTGACACCGTTTCTCTGGCTGCTCTTCAGCGCGGGGGGGACCGTGGCGGCGTTGCTGTTTCCCATGCATGCCCTCCTGATCGCGTTGGCCTTCCCGTTGGGCTGGTTGCCGGCGCCCAGCTACGAGGCTCTGCACGCATTGGTCCAACATCCGATCACGCGAATATATATATTCGTGCTGATTTCCCTGCCCCTCTTTCATTGGGCGCATCGCTTTCGCTATACCTTGTACGATGGACTTCAGCTCTATCACCTCACCAACTTCATTGCCGTTCTCTGCTACGGCGCCGCGCTGGCAGGATCGGCGGCGATGGCCTACGTCCTGTTGACCTTTGCACAGTAGCCCGCGTCCCTCGAGGAGCCTCCCGCGCGGCCTGACCGCCTCCGCCGTGGCTACGGCGAGTCCCCTCGTCCGTACGCGACCGGTTGGTGGCTCTGAGATAATCGACAGAAAGGAGGAGCCGATGCCGTTGACGGTGACTCGCGACGTCGATGCCTTACTAACGCGGTTATCGCGATTCGAGCCATGCGATGCGCCCGTGCTGAGCCTTTACTTGAACGCACAGCCAGACGAGCACGGCCGCGATCACTTCAAGGCTTTCGTGAGGAAGGAGCTTCAGGAGCGCGTCGTTCAATTCCAGGCGTCGCGCGAGGTTCGCGACAAGCTCGAGACGGATGCGACGCGTGTCGAATACTTTCTGCGCGAGGAGCTCCAGCCCTCCGCAAATGGCGTCGCGCTCTTCGCCTGCAGCAGCGCAGGCCTGTTCGAGACCCTTCAGACCCAGGCGCCGTTCGAGGCGCATGCGTTGTATCTGACCCCCACACCTCACCTCTATCCGCTCGCGCGGCTGAGTGAGAAGTATCCGCGCTACGCCGTCCTGCTCACGGACACGAACACGGCGCGCATCCTCGTCTTTGCGCTCAACCGGCGCGTTGACGAGCAAGTCGTGGAGAGCCCGAAGACGGCGCGCACCAGCGGCAGCGGCTGGTCACAGATGCGTTACCAACGCCATGTCGATCACGAGCGCCTCCATCACGTGAAGGACGTGGTCGAGCGCCTGGAGCTCATCACGCGAGCAGACAAGATCGACAAGGTGGTGCTAGCGGGCGAGGAACGCGTGCTCCCAAT
Protein-coding sequences here:
- the frdA gene encoding fumarate reductase (quinol) flavoprotein subunit is translated as MDLFSCDLLVVGGGGAGLRAAIAAAEAQPTLKISVVSKVYPMRSHTVSAEGGAAAVIKPGDSLDEHAYDTISGGDWLSDQDAVEAFVREAPAEMLQLEHWGCPWSREPDGHVAVRPFGGMKVKRTWFAADKTGFHMLHTLFQTSLKYEQIHRFDEYFVTKLVVDDGRCRGVVAIELATGKVVGIAAKVVILCTGGCGKIFPFTTNASIKNGDGMALAYRAGVPLKDMEFVQYHPTGLPFTGILITEAARAEGGWMLNKEGYRYLQDYDLGKPEPTPVLRSMELGPRDRLSQAFIKEQERGRTLEGPYGHYVHLDVRHLGKDVIDKKLPFVRELCLKYVNLDPVTEMIPVRPVVHYMMGGIHTDLDGATPLPGLYAAGEVACVSINGANRLGSNSLTELLVFGARAGRAAAAFSVESRDGSSAVATQAHDEEQRLEQQFRRRERAGSGSTERIATLRTEMQVVMEESAGIYRHAASLEQGAAQLQRLQERLTHVGVDDSSYTFNTEVTAALELSYMLDLAAGIVRSALARTESRGSHQRTDYPDRDDTRFLAHSLVYRTSSGDPRIEYAPVTITRWPPGKRVYGK
- a CDS encoding succinate dehydrogenase/fumarate reductase iron-sulfur subunit; the protein is MASTITLAVTRYRPEEEAEPTVQSYTVPFRKDWVVLDALNHIKDTQDGTLSYRWSCRMGVCGSCGMMVNGSPKLTCAAFLSDYAPGPLRVEPLQFFPIIRDLVVDVGEFLHKLKKVKPWIVRAEEAPLSDGEYRQTPDELDAYKQFSMCINCMLCYAACPVVGLESNFVGPAAIALAQRYNLDSRDQGAPERLDLLSDHEGIWGCVFVGDCTKVCPKNVDPAGSIQQYKLTTAIDSLKSWLLPWGAR
- a CDS encoding fumarate reductase subunit C; translated protein: MNGDTSGDAGFSPVRSASTAGPAGHLYTPYHPKWYRRRLSVWWWLQQGSYARFVIRELTSVAVAFFALVFLWLVWALRQGPEVYAQVVDRLGTPLWVCVSVAGFVLVLYHTVTWFNLAPAAMVVRISGKRVPDWVVAGANYAAWALISAIVAWFLIGAGQ
- a CDS encoding fumarate reductase subunit D, whose protein sequence is MSERLTPFLWLLFSAGGTVAALLFPMHALLIALAFPLGWLPAPSYEALHALVQHPITRIYIFVLISLPLFHWAHRFRYTLYDGLQLYHLTNFIAVLCYGAALAGSAAMAYVLLTFAQ